A stretch of the Veillonella parvula DSM 2008 genome encodes the following:
- a CDS encoding Dyp-type peroxidase, with protein MAVDVSRTQDVYKDAGQSVNFTTLLLNRKDHEAELEVIQDMADRIQAIKRSVSIRANGEGLGIAFGFSRKAWDYLFPNAPVPKELEDFQGIKGDKQDVPAVAADLFLHVRSNDESVTYTVVDQIMEFLRPITSVVDETHGFHYEQGRAIIDFVDGTENPVGQEAVEWGVIGDEDPEFTNGSYAFAQKYEHDLDAWRALPTEMQEKFIGRRKFSDIELEDDEKDPAAHNVVAQDNRDDEEHKIVRMNVPFAQPGHGVRGTYFIGYARYWDVTKTMLTNMFTQNDKLLDYSKPITGMLFFIPSLDTLDAIAEGEL; from the coding sequence ATGGCAGTAGATGTTTCTAGAACACAAGATGTGTATAAAGATGCTGGCCAAAGTGTCAACTTCACCACTTTGTTATTAAACCGTAAAGATCATGAGGCAGAGCTTGAAGTGATTCAAGATATGGCAGATCGTATTCAAGCCATTAAACGTTCTGTTAGTATTCGTGCTAATGGGGAAGGTTTGGGCATTGCTTTTGGCTTTAGCCGTAAGGCATGGGATTATTTGTTCCCTAATGCACCGGTACCAAAAGAGTTAGAAGACTTCCAAGGCATAAAAGGTGATAAACAAGATGTACCAGCTGTAGCAGCTGACTTATTTTTGCATGTCCGCTCTAATGATGAATCTGTTACGTATACTGTAGTAGATCAAATTATGGAGTTCTTACGCCCTATTACATCTGTTGTAGATGAAACCCATGGCTTCCACTACGAACAAGGTCGTGCGATTATTGATTTCGTTGATGGTACGGAAAACCCTGTTGGCCAAGAGGCTGTAGAGTGGGGCGTTATTGGAGATGAAGATCCTGAATTTACTAATGGCTCTTATGCATTTGCACAGAAATATGAACATGATCTTGATGCATGGCGTGCACTTCCTACAGAAATGCAAGAAAAATTCATTGGTCGTCGCAAATTTAGTGATATCGAATTGGAGGATGATGAAAAAGATCCGGCAGCTCACAATGTAGTGGCTCAAGATAATCGTGATGATGAAGAACACAAAATCGTTCGTATGAATGTTCCATTTGCCCAACCAGGACATGGCGTACGTGGTACATATTTCATCGGTTATGCTCGTTACTGGGATGTAACTAAAACAATGCTTACCAATATGTTTACGCAAAACGATAAATTGCTTGATTACTCCAAACCTATTACTGGCATGTTATTCTTCATCCCATCTCTTGATACATTGGATGCTATTGCGGAAGGTGAACTATAA
- a CDS encoding DMT family transporter: MAKKGLIYALLSALLFSTMNVFVKLLGTNIPPGEIAFARGFFGTVAVLIIMYVKGIRFSKEDRGLLVMRGLYGGFGMVCNFIALVHIKLSDATILFQTTGIFVFIFSALFLKESIPKGAGKWLGVILIAVLVMVNPFSYESFSWYALVAILGAALAAAAYTTIRTISKRGKHSNFEIMAYFMITGMIAGLVTTDKLVMPQGTDWLIIFAIGGISVVAQFFLTGAFVTTNAVVAQFLQYVGVFISSFYGFLIFGESLSIATVGAGIAMFISSVMLARLKEQSGPLREGKVIEDKIK, from the coding sequence ATGGCTAAAAAGGGCCTTATATATGCATTGTTATCCGCACTTTTATTTAGTACGATGAATGTATTTGTAAAACTGTTAGGGACAAATATTCCACCTGGGGAGATCGCTTTTGCCCGTGGGTTCTTTGGGACTGTTGCGGTGCTCATTATTATGTATGTGAAGGGCATCCGTTTTTCAAAAGAGGATCGGGGGCTCCTCGTCATGCGTGGCTTATACGGCGGTTTTGGTATGGTATGTAATTTCATAGCATTGGTACACATAAAATTATCTGATGCAACAATTCTATTTCAGACGACAGGAATATTTGTTTTTATCTTTAGTGCTCTGTTTCTGAAGGAATCGATACCTAAAGGGGCTGGCAAATGGCTTGGAGTCATTTTGATTGCTGTCTTAGTAATGGTAAATCCTTTTAGTTATGAATCATTTTCTTGGTATGCATTGGTAGCAATTTTAGGTGCTGCTCTAGCTGCGGCGGCCTATACGACGATACGAACTATTAGTAAACGCGGAAAACATAGTAATTTTGAAATCATGGCCTATTTCATGATTACTGGCATGATTGCGGGCCTCGTCACTACTGATAAGCTCGTTATGCCTCAAGGTACAGATTGGCTCATTATCTTCGCTATCGGTGGTATTAGTGTAGTGGCTCAGTTTTTCTTGACTGGCGCCTTTGTTACGACCAATGCTGTAGTGGCTCAATTCTTGCAATACGTTGGCGTATTTATTAGTTCCTTCTATGGGTTCTTGATCTTTGGTGAAAGCTTATCCATAGCAACAGTAGGAGCTGGTATTGCTATGTTTATATCCTCTGTCATGTTGGCGCGTCTTAAAGAACAGAGTGGTCCATTAAGAGAGGGCAAGGTTATAGAGGATAAAATTAAATAA
- a CDS encoding MOSC domain-containing protein yields MADGKIIAISISEKKGQKKHNIESANLIVDHGMEGDAHAGNWHRQISLLGITSIEHMRAQGADVKPGDFAENITVEGMVLYELAVGTHLQVGADVILEITQIGKECHHGCEIMKQVGSCIMPTQGIFGKVLKNGTIRVGDKVSIIK; encoded by the coding sequence GTGGCAGACGGAAAGATTATTGCTATCTCCATTAGTGAGAAAAAAGGGCAAAAAAAACATAATATTGAATCCGCCAATCTCATTGTAGATCATGGGATGGAAGGCGATGCACATGCAGGCAATTGGCACCGCCAAATCAGCTTGCTTGGCATTACGAGTATTGAACATATGCGGGCACAAGGGGCAGATGTAAAACCTGGTGATTTTGCTGAAAACATTACAGTAGAAGGTATGGTTCTTTATGAATTAGCTGTAGGGACTCACTTACAAGTAGGGGCTGATGTTATTCTTGAAATTACTCAAATTGGCAAGGAATGCCATCATGGTTGCGAAATCATGAAACAAGTTGGTTCTTGCATTATGCCTACACAAGGTATCTTTGGTAAGGTTCTTAAAAACGGTACGATTCGCGTAGGTGATAAAGTATCTATTATTAAATAA
- the moaA gene encoding GTP 3',8-cyclase MoaA encodes MKDAWGRTIEYVRLSLTDACNFCCPYCRPAEITPQSQTQLLSVDEWMKILGAFHHIGVKAVRLTGGEPLLYPHIEELLSRIKESGWFEDISMTTNGSLLASRAQRLKKLGLNRVNISLDSLESEAFATCVGKDGQLESVLDGIRSAINANFKSVKINTVLSRYWSDDEVKALLQYVEKWPVVWRFIEYMPFQGDAFHGPTFDEWKAQLERVSGGSLTEVHSIYGFGPATYLALPSGKAVGFIFSMSHSYCDTCNRVRLTSDGQMRLCLLRDDEADLVSLVRNGASEEGLAKHIERALQRKQERHDGIGMEQPERPMWRIGG; translated from the coding sequence ATGAAAGACGCATGGGGCCGTACAATTGAATATGTACGTCTGTCGCTGACAGATGCGTGTAATTTTTGTTGTCCCTACTGTCGACCTGCAGAAATTACGCCTCAAAGTCAAACACAACTATTGTCTGTTGATGAGTGGATGAAAATATTAGGAGCTTTCCATCATATTGGTGTGAAAGCAGTACGCCTTACAGGTGGTGAGCCATTACTCTATCCTCATATTGAAGAGCTACTAAGTCGTATCAAAGAATCAGGTTGGTTTGAAGATATTTCTATGACTACCAATGGAAGTCTATTAGCCTCTCGAGCGCAACGGTTGAAAAAACTTGGCTTAAATCGTGTAAATATCAGTTTGGACTCTCTTGAAAGTGAAGCCTTTGCTACCTGTGTAGGTAAAGATGGTCAACTTGAGTCTGTGCTAGATGGCATACGTAGTGCTATTAATGCTAACTTTAAATCCGTTAAGATTAATACCGTTTTATCCCGTTATTGGTCTGATGATGAAGTTAAGGCTTTGTTGCAGTATGTAGAGAAATGGCCTGTTGTATGGCGGTTCATTGAATACATGCCGTTTCAAGGTGACGCATTTCATGGCCCTACCTTTGATGAATGGAAGGCTCAATTAGAACGCGTTAGTGGTGGATCTCTCACAGAGGTTCATTCTATTTATGGCTTTGGACCAGCTACATATTTGGCACTACCTAGTGGTAAGGCCGTAGGCTTTATTTTTTCTATGTCTCATAGTTATTGTGATACATGCAATCGTGTGCGCCTTACATCTGATGGTCAAATGCGATTGTGCTTGTTGCGAGATGATGAGGCTGACCTTGTATCGCTCGTACGCAATGGTGCCTCAGAAGAGGGTTTAGCTAAGCATATTGAACGTGCTTTGCAACGAAAACAAGAACGACATGATGGTATAGGCATGGAGCAACCAGAACGACCAATGTGGCGAATCGGAGGGTAG
- the thrC gene encoding threonine synthase, with the protein MNYTSTRGTVAVNETYALLHGLAEDGGLYVPSLFPTNCLTYNDVKDKNYQEVAAVVLAKLFPCFSEAHLNEMINSAYCDANFSTRDIAPLHSLLEKVSVLELFHGRTQAFKDMALSLFPYLLVAAKEAEGEKKEVLILTATSGDTGKAALEGFKDVPGTHIQVFYPTDGVSPMQAEQMQKQEGENVNVTAIHGNFDDAQQFLKRLFVDKATAEEVAEKGVMFSSANSINIGRLAPQVVYYVNAYAELVAQGAIHEDEAFNVVVPTGNFGNILAAYYAKKMGIPIGKLICASNQNNVLTDFFENGTYDMNRPFYTTISPSMDILESSNFERFLYYISGEDSERTVGWMKDLKTTGKLTVNEEEFKRVKTDFAGAYVDDEETKAIIEQVYNSYGYVMDPHTAVAMGAYMKELEKHPEDGARHTVIASTAHPFKFPTPICEALDIKVGETPYESLDNISAVTGVAFPKQLEALQSKPLRFTKAIDKENMKQEILDFVDTFSK; encoded by the coding sequence ATGAATTATACTAGCACCCGAGGTACCGTTGCGGTAAATGAAACATATGCATTGTTGCACGGCTTAGCAGAGGATGGTGGCCTATATGTACCATCTTTATTTCCTACAAACTGCTTAACTTACAATGATGTGAAAGATAAAAACTACCAAGAAGTAGCAGCCGTTGTTTTAGCAAAGTTGTTTCCATGCTTTTCCGAAGCTCATTTAAATGAAATGATTAATTCTGCTTACTGCGATGCTAATTTCAGCACCCGCGATATTGCACCATTACACTCTTTATTGGAAAAGGTTTCCGTATTGGAACTATTCCATGGCCGCACACAAGCTTTCAAAGATATGGCCTTGTCCTTATTCCCATATTTGTTAGTGGCAGCTAAAGAGGCGGAAGGTGAGAAAAAAGAGGTTCTTATCTTAACGGCTACCTCTGGTGATACTGGTAAAGCGGCTCTTGAAGGCTTCAAGGATGTACCGGGAACTCATATTCAAGTATTCTATCCAACTGATGGCGTTAGTCCTATGCAAGCGGAACAAATGCAAAAACAAGAAGGGGAGAATGTTAATGTTACGGCTATTCATGGTAACTTTGACGATGCTCAGCAATTCTTGAAGCGCCTCTTTGTTGATAAAGCGACTGCTGAAGAGGTTGCTGAAAAAGGGGTTATGTTCTCCAGTGCGAATTCTATCAATATTGGTCGTTTAGCTCCACAAGTAGTTTACTATGTAAATGCCTATGCTGAACTGGTTGCACAAGGTGCAATCCATGAAGACGAAGCTTTCAACGTTGTAGTTCCAACAGGTAACTTCGGTAATATCTTGGCTGCTTACTATGCTAAAAAAATGGGGATTCCTATCGGCAAATTGATTTGTGCATCTAATCAAAATAACGTACTTACTGACTTCTTTGAAAACGGTACCTACGATATGAACCGCCCATTCTATACGACGATTTCTCCATCTATGGATATTCTTGAATCCTCTAACTTTGAACGATTCTTATATTATATTTCTGGTGAAGATAGCGAACGTACAGTAGGATGGATGAAAGATCTTAAAACAACAGGCAAATTAACTGTTAATGAAGAAGAGTTCAAACGTGTTAAGACTGATTTTGCTGGTGCCTATGTAGATGATGAAGAAACGAAAGCAATCATTGAACAAGTATACAATTCTTACGGTTATGTAATGGATCCTCACACGGCAGTTGCTATGGGGGCGTATATGAAGGAGTTGGAGAAGCATCCTGAAGATGGCGCTCGTCATACAGTGATTGCATCTACAGCACATCCATTTAAATTTCCTACACCAATCTGTGAGGCATTGGATATCAAGGTGGGCGAGACTCCTTATGAAAGCTTAGATAATATCTCTGCTGTAACGGGTGTTGCCTTCCCTAAACAATTGGAAGCCTTACAATCCAAACCATTGCGCTTTACAAAAGCAATCGACAAAGAGAATATGAAACAAGAAATCTTAGATTTTGTAGATACATTCTCTAAATAA